The segment GGTAACTTCCCCACCCTGCACGACGTTTTCGGTGTTCAAACCGGCAAGACCAGAGCCCAACCAACGCCCCGGTGGGGTTCCTTTAGCGTCGTAATACTTCGACAAACTTGGCGCGTCTGTTGGCCCATCGTTGGTAGCCACAGAGCGCAACAGGTACTCATATCCTGTTCCGCTGTTGACTACGCGCAGGGTCATCATGCTCCCTAGTCTAGCAGGCAAAACCCGATTAACACTAAGAGTGCCAATAGTGTGTTGTGAAAAGGGCGCTCGCACCCGCCGCTACAGGTCTACAGCGCTGTCGAAAGCCTACAGGGATAGTCCGCTGATTGCTTCCGGTTACACCGAACTTCCCGCGTGGTGTTTGTGTCAGGAGTGGAGCGGTACGTTCGCTGGCATTGTGGGGTTTATGGTTACCGCAAGTAGAAGTTTGAAGAAGCGTCAGGAACTGCGTCAGCATCTCGAAGAAGGACAGCGTAAGCTTCGCGACCGGAAAAAGAGCATCAACTCGTTGCTCAGCCTTATTGATCAGCGAGACGAGTTGAACGAAAAGATTGGTGAAGTCTCACAGTCCATTATCGACCTAGGCGAAGCTAAGGAATTTGTGCGCGAGCTCGTCGATATGAGCCAACGAGATTTCAACGCAATGCTCAAGACTGCTCAGGAGTCTTCTCCTAGTGTGAACGATTCACCTAGAGAAGACGAGTCGCATACTGGCGACAGTGAGTGCCAGGACGTTGACGAAGCCGCCAGCGCCGCTGAGGGCGCTGGCGGCGATGGTGACCATGAGAAGGGTGGCCAGTAGAAAGAAAGACAGTCTTCGGGGTTGGTAACTGCGACTACTGTTGTTCGCTCGGGTCGTAGTACTCGCCGGGGTTGGCGGGCGCGGCGTCATACGGGTTGGAGTATGGAGAGTCGTTGGTCTCGTCCGTAGCGTGCTCGTAGTCGTCAGCCATGGAGCCAACCATCACGCCGAGGAAGGTAAGGAAGTACCAGGCGATTACTCTGCCTAGGCTCTGATGATTCCTGCCACCAGTCCTGCGCGTCATATCTGGGCGATGAGCATCCAGGCCGGTATGGCGATGAGTGCAGCTGGGGATATGGTTGGTAGCCGATAAAAGGCAGTGCGTCCACGGAGGCGTCCTTCCTCTCTGTGGCGCGCGCCGCTCATGATGCTGTTAAAGAGTTTGCGAAGACTCCTCCAGTCTTACATATGGTAAACATTGTTTACCATTGCTGCCAAGGAGAGGATACTGCATATGAAACAAGCACCCCACCCTTCCGGACGTGTGGTGTCTGTACGGATGCCAGATGAAATCATTGGGACCTGACCCCTGTTTGGTAGACACCTGATATCCAGCCCAGTTGGGTTGGGAAGAAAGGTAATCTACCACCATGCCTAGGTACTCCGAACAGTTCAAACGTGATGCTGTGGCCCTCTACGAAAACAATGAGGACCTCTCACTTCACGCGGCTTCAGCAGAGCTTGGAGTCAATCGCTCCTCACTTTATTCCTGGATCAAGCAGTACGGCTCGACGCTCTCTGCGATAGGACAGGACGTAGTCGAGGTTTCTACTTAAAAATGGCTATTACAGCCATGCTTCCCAAACTAGAAGAATCCCATTGGAATCAAGTGGCTGCAGACTTCGAAGAGAAGACAATCAACAACTTGTTTAACCAAATAATGCTCAACGGACTAAAAGACGAGCCCGAAGAACAAGAACAAGAGTG is part of the Corynebacterium aurimucosum ATCC 700975 genome and harbors:
- a CDS encoding 3-deoxy-D-manno-octulosonate 8-phosphate phosphatase, producing MKKRQELRQHLEEGQRKLRDRKKSINSLLSLIDQRDELNEKIGEVSQSIIDLGEAKEFVRELVDMSQRDFNAMLKTAQESSPSVNDSPREDESHTGDSECQDVDEAASAAEGAGGDGDHEKGGQ